The Scleropages formosus chromosome 15, fSclFor1.1, whole genome shotgun sequence genomic sequence GAGCAGTCAGCCAAGGTTCGTCTCTTGATCCATGACACACTTGGTGGTGACTTCACCATGGAGGGCAGAGTAACCCTTTACACATAGTAAGCATGTACCAAATGAAGTCAAAGAACGCCTTGTTCGCGTTTAGACCGTAGCACACGAGCACAGATTGCGACACCTACAGCAATTTATTGCCCGATTCGTTCCCCCCCTCTCCTGTTAACGCGGATCAGTCCAGGCACTGTGGCCATAACCGTTGCTCCTTTCGCCATGCTCTGCGCTAGGAAAAAGGAACTGACATTCCTGAACAGTGCGGTCAGACTTTTATAACCCTGATGATGAACTTGGGTCTGCCAGTGAgcaactttttttctctttccctttttccccctctaCAGGCTGATCAGTTAACAGAGGAACAAATTGCAGGTAAGCACAGGGCAGACCCTGGATGTACACTTGTCTTTCATATAAATCATTTTATGAGGCTGTTTCCCTTGATGTCAGTGATGATAGAATACACCTAGCAGTAAATCTGTGGGGATGACTAACTTTCAAATCATGAATAGATGTTAAATTTAGTAAATCTACTGGCTGTAAATGCAACAGGCTGGAAATATTTTGGGCTTAATTGTTCCCCTGAGACAAAGGGAGAAGAGACCCTGCTCATCAAACTTTTTGTGGGTTCCCTCCCCCCCGACTCCTTTCAGCTTGCTTCCTTAAGACATGATGATTGTTAAAATTGTAGTGTGCTGACCTTTTCGACACCTTGATTGTTTCAGAGTTCAAGGAGGCCTTCTCTCTGTTTGACAAGGATGGAGATGGCACCATCACAACCAAGGAGCTGGGCACAGTGATGCGGTCACTGGGCCAGAACCCAACAGAAGCAGAGCTGCAGGACATGATCAATGAGGTGGATGCTGATGGTGAGTGAGACGGATGCAGCCGGGGGGTCTGACCGTTGCGCATATAGGACCTCGCGTGCCTCTGTGGCATGTGAGAACTGAACGACGAGCAGGTTCGCTTGCTATCGCAGCAATGtagaatttaattttgatttataTCAGGAAAGGGTTGGCCAGAGCTGGTGTCGGCTTTCTGCCACACATCTTTCGTGTGCAGCGGAGCGCTCCGTGTCTGGCGGCGTGGCTCATATCTACGCATGCGCAGAAACAAGAATGATCTGTGTAATTGTCATCTCGGAGTAAACATGTTCCGGAAGGACCGAGTTGTGACTCAGTTCCCTGATCAAGAGCAAAACCATTTCAGGGTCTGATtaaggctctgtgtgtgtggtgtttgttttttttttacttttgaaatgtCGTCATCCTCAGAATCCTGCGGTTGCATTAGTGGTACAAACTGCCTTTGCTGTACATGAATTCATGgggtaggggaaaaaaatcgaaAATGGCAAAGGTTGCGATTTTTCACACTGAATTTTGGCATCGACGACCTGGACTGACTCTAGCTTGTTTAGTCATATAATGACTAAACGGGCACAGCTGAAGGATCATGTGCCCACTAGCAGCTGGCGCTCACCTCATGGTTGCAAGATGATGTGAATCAGCACAAGAGCTGCCAGAGCTGAacagtcctcctctccttccaggCAATGGAACGATCGACTTCCCGGAGTTTCTCACCATGATGGCTAGAAAAATGAAGGACACCGACAGCGAAGAGGAGATCCGCGAGGCCTTCCGTGTCTTTGACAAGGTGTGACCCTGGGTTTGGGGGGGGCTGAGGCAGAGGTGATGTAATCAACCTgaatagcagatgttgaggtgGAGAATATCTCTGATTAAGACCTGGGCAGCAGCATTTGTTTTCCTCCTTAGATGTCCTACAAGGACTAGTTAACTAGCAACACTCCAGATGATTTGACCTACCAGGAAACCAGGAGCTCCTGTACCGGCACCGGAAGCGCGCTTCGAAGGACAAGCGCGGGGCTcacgtcctcctcctcctccgcttcCTCCCCAGGACGGGAACGGCTACATCAGCGCGGCCGAATTGCGCCACGTCATGACCAACCTGGGTGAGAAACTGACAGACGAGGAGGTGGACGAGATGATCAGAGAAGCAGACATCGACGGGGACGGCCAGGTTAATTATGAGGGTAAGGGCGAGCCTTTGGAATTCTGCTCTTCGCAGGGCGGCGTCGGTCGCTCCGGCACGTAAGTGCGGGCGAGCAGCGAGGCGTGAACGCGTGCCGACTACATCGCGCTCCCTGCACCTCCCCCACTCGCTACCGGCCGTCTCTTATGTAACCAGGCCGTGTCACACCGTAATAGGCTGCTTTGTTGCTCTGTACAGTGTTTAAGCCTGTGGTGAGGCAGCCAGACCTATGTGCCCTTTCTTGTGTTATAGCTCAGAGCAAATATACTTTCATAAGTAGCAGAGTGGTTTTTCTTTCACAGTTCAAAGTTTTTATTAAATGGCTTTCCGAGGTGattgaaagaaatttttaaaagcgGCTTTACTCCGAGCAGGAAAGCGGCCGGACTGTAAATGTCGTCTGCAGCAGCTGTACAAGTGCTACCTGTATTGGGCGGTCATCTGAAATCCTCTTTTTAATGTGcgtttttgtgtttctttccacagaaTTTGTACAAATGATGACTGCGAAATGAAGCGCTCCTGAACTTTTTTTGCCccttaggaaaaaaaagttttacttacCTCttgcaaaaatgttcatttatccGTATTATTTCtgtatagaaaatataattgaatGTTGAGAGAATCCTTCCCTCCTCttatgggaggggggggaaaagcaaaaatatcTGCATGTAATGGTTAGTGGTTCTGTTCTGTCCCAAAAGCTCAGTCTAGCATTCAGTCTAAAAGGAAATATACCTGTACTACTGCTCACTACCAGAAAGCACTTGAGGAACTCCTCCCAGTTCCATCTGCTTGCAGCGTCTGGGCTGGCcatctccttctctccttctgttcTTCATGCATGCAGCTTGAGGCTGGCGCACACTGGTAGATTGGGACAAGCTGGCGACGCTGGGCTGGTGCTGGTTGCGCTTGTGGCAGGGGAAGGTCAGGGAATGGGGAATTTTTGGCTCCTGAAGGTTGGGAACTTCACCGGGACCTGGCCATGTGCTGAAACCATAGTAGATCAATGTACGTAGAAAAGAACTTGATCATTGAAAACCATTTTAGAGAATGCCAGGAATCTGGGTGTGGGATTAACTTTTCCTTGTGCATTGCACTAGGGTGGGTGGGCGAAGGTGTGTGAAATGTGACTTTCACAACGAGGAAATTTTTCTTCTGGCAAGGGAACATTGTTGACTCGCGTGGATTTGATCTTGTGTATCTACCGTGCATAGGATATCAGCACAAGTCTTTAAGGCTGTTCATCTGATTTCAGTTTACGTCCATTCCAAGTTGTACATGCtagtcttttaatttttttttttttccaataaaagaCCATGAACTGAAACGGTGGTGTTCTTGTTAATGACCTACAGCTGACACCAGGTGGAGGAGGGTGTTGGATGCGGAGTGATTCATCTCCTCTTGTTCCATACTATCTTGTATCCATTCCTGGTTTCTTTTGCAGCTATTAGTACGTACAAGTTGCGGAAAGAGGTGGCTAGCGTGTCCGAGCGTGCGGTGGTGTCGGCAGAACTCTTTTCAGAGTGGTATTGGAGGACGGTTGCCTTGGGTGATCAGCTGGTTGCCAAGCAACACCCGCAGCGAGGAGCTGGGTTATAGGGATGTGAAAAGGCACGtgggaggctggggggggggaacagctCTATATGTGGGTCTTCAGTTAAAATCTTAGCATTGATTTCTCTCCCTAGTGATCCAGACCTAGTTAACTTTCTTCTTCTGCATGCACTGTTATGTAATGAGATTATTAATAAAACCTGCCTTTGCATCTCTACAGAGAAACTGGCAGTCCTCTCCACTGAGCCAGGTCAGCCTGGCTCATAGTTGTTCCCCAAGAAGGAGCCCACAATGGTGCCTCCTGCCAGCCAACCGCCAGGGAACTGGCACTGGGACAGTTATTCGGCCCTCTGTAAGCACAGGCATTGATTCTGTCAACAGAGTTGGAGAAGTTTGAGGGAATATCATTAGCATAAGGATGGGAGGAGCTTGGGACTATCAGCAGAGTGGTGGGAGGGGCTCCATGGCTGACAAAAGAATGGGGGGAGGAGGCGGGCTGGCGGAGGCTGAGCGGAAGGCAACTGCTGAGCGTACAAGCCGAGAAAGACAATACAACAGGAAGTTTATGCTACCGCAGGACACAGATGGAGTATTGGGAGAGGCTCTGGGCTTGTGTATCATCTGAACAGTTAATGTCCTGAAAATGAATCAACTAAAAGAGTAGAGGATTGATCTGTGGGCAAAAGTGTGTCAATGAGAGTCTGTAGCCCTGGGGCCTACTTGGTTGGAAAAGGAAACCACTGTCAGACTGTTCAAGGCCATGTGCAGCAAGGTGAACATCAGGGGGAAAAACACTGTGCACTGGAGGAATACACACaatctgcaatggactggtatcctgtccagaatgtatcccccagccttgcatccaCTGCTTTCGGAATAgactccagctcaccgtgactctgctcagaacaagcaatTCTTGAAATTAGATGGAATACAtgcatttgtttagcagattcTTTATTCCAAAAGAACTTCCAATGAATGTCAGCTAGTGTTACCAGgctactgtaagtcaccttgatgaataaggtatgggctggaAACACTACAtggaacacactatgggtgaatctgaacagactgtgggaagaaactagagcacccagaggaaagccacaggGAGAACCTGctagctccacacagactgagcagggagcaAACttatgtcctcttgcaccacttgctgtgccaccgagcCCCCCACGTGTCCTACCATCCATGGAAACATAACTAATCACAAAACACTGTGCAGCACAACAAGCTCCACAACATTTCAAACTGACCATGTGTCAAAGCACTTGCTATCaggttttaaaatgttcatgtaaaCTTGTGTATTAACGTCTCCCAGAAGCATCTAAGGAATATGAGCCATTCCCAGGAGCCTTTGTGTTTGCCTTACAtgccagctggtagcataggggttagcgctgctgcctttagacccaaaatttgcaggtttgagt encodes the following:
- the calm1a gene encoding calmodulin-1a — translated: MADQLTEEQIAEFKEAFSLFDKDGDGTITTKELGTVMRSLGQNPTEAELQDMINEVDADGNGTIDFPEFLTMMARKMKDTDSEEEIREAFRVFDKDGNGYISAAELRHVMTNLGEKLTDEEVDEMIREADIDGDGQVNYEEFVQMMTAK